Below is a window of Perca fluviatilis chromosome 6, GENO_Pfluv_1.0, whole genome shotgun sequence DNA.
acagtttttcaaaagcTGCAGGTCACTTTTACGCACCGCCTGCTATGAGCACATAGCTACACATAATTCCTCTTATCATAGTCCCCGTTCGGCGTGGCTCTCTTAGTCGGTGCGTACTTTACCGAGTATCCAGAGTTCCCGCTGGAGGGACAGGAGCAGCACAGCAGCGATCCTCCGAGCAGCAGCATCGCTGAGGCCGCCCAGCCGATGTAGAGCGCAGCGCCGATCTCCCTCTTCTTTGATGCGGGTACCTGCGGGTTGTAAAAGTCCGATATGATGCTGTTGGCCATCCAGCAGAGAGGCAccagcacaaacacaccacTGATGATGTAGATGACCCCTCCGGCGTTCACCACCCGGGCTTTGACGTACTCAGCGCGGATACAGTTGGTGCACTGCGCCCCCGCAATCACAACCATGAGCCCCAACACGCCCATCACCGAGGAGATGATGGTGAGCGCTCTGGCCGCCTGCAGGTCGTGGCTGAGGGAGAGGACGGAATCGTGCACCTTGCACTGCATCTGGCCCGTGCTTTGCACCACACACGTCATCCACAAGCCGTCCCAGATTGTCTGAGCCACCACGATGTTGGCTTCGATGAAAGCCGTCACCTTCCACATGGGCAGCCCGCACGAAACCATCACCAGGAACGAGCCAATTACGCACAGCGATAGTCCCACGATCTCCAGTCCGGCCGACACCATTTTCGCTCTATACGTTTAGTCAAAGCCTGTCTGAAACTTTTCGAACTCTCCCCTTAATGTATCTTCTTGAGAGCAAGGTGTATTTCTACTCTTTATCTCTTCGTTCTCGCCTCGATGTACAGGAGCGTCAATCGTTAGTTGCGCATCACTCACCACATTTACTCGGAGATGTAAGAGACAGCAGCTGAGTCTCTTTGTTAAGAGGTTGTGAAAACAACTGGAATCACAGAAGCACCGTACCACGAATATCTGCGGGGTGGGGGTGTATGGACTAGAGGAGAAACTTTCCTCCAATCAGATGTGGCCGCATCCTCAAGGGACCAATGAAAACGCAGGGAAGTTGTGAGGCTGAATAAAGCGGTCCAGATTGCATTGTGCGTTTGAACAGTTATTTACAATGAATAGAGGGGGCAGGAGAGGGGGTGAAGGCGTACGGGAGTGTTTTAAGGGTATGGAGCAGCTGAAATGCAGTGGCAATCACGGAACTTGTTATTGCTTTTTCAGACATGGAGGCTAGTGCCACTTGTCTGCGGTAGACCTATAGCCCTTAAAAGACCATTTCACACCCACTGTGATGTGTACAATGCTCTTCATTGGCTGTCTTAAAATgccagaaaagaagaaagaaaagaaattattttttaaatatagccTATTCACTTCAGTTTGAAGCAGTTTTTACAGCCCTATCTCAGTGTGTTTACTAAGAAAGCCTGATAATTTCTGTTTGGTCTACAGAAACATGTAAAACAATTTTCCTTTACACATAAGTTATTATTATGCACCACTCACAAGGAAAGAATTTGTGAAATGTAATGACTTGTCAACAAACAATAGGCCTAATTTACACTAGAAATATTCCCTTGATGTGTGCCCTTGATGGTGTTTTTATACAACCTGGCAACATCACAATGTAAAATACTTGttgttgcatttatttaaaGCTTACTTCAAGAAGTATCAATCaattcattttaataatttcaATTAATTGTAAATGCGTTATATgctatatttactgtatattcatCTCAATTCATCTCGAATATTTTAAAACATCATTAGGCTGTGTTTTGCCTACAAAATCGTAATCTGTAAAGTAGGCCTATGTGCGACTGTCAAATGAATATAGCAGGCTATTTGAATTTAAAGAACATTATCCTCCGAAAGTAGTGAAGTAGAATAAACGGAAATATGGAAATGCCTGGACCTAAAATTGCATATAAGAAAACATAGGCTAACATGACCAATATAAAATTTATTTTCACCAAACCAAATACAGTTTGCCAGCTGCCCGTTTTAAATAAATAGCAAATAGTTCAATATTAGGCTACAATAAACTTTTCCCACGAAGTTTTGAGTCGACAAGGGAAAATACCCGTTACTGGGCGGAAGAAACTGTAACACTCAGGCAGCCATATTGGATCTAATAAGGAATGATGTTTTGCGGGTCAGCCGTCCTGACCGTTGAGCTGTAATGGCGTCAGTGGCGCAGCAAGATAGCTGGTCGTGATGAAAAGCTTCAGGGACGAGGGCGGGGGCGGACTCACAGAGACGGTTTCCGGGTTTCCCTTCCTGGGCTGGGACAGCGGCAAGAGGCAGAAACTCCAGTTGATTAACAATAATTCAAAGTTACGTTCAGGTAAGGCACTgctcagtgttttttttgtttgttttttagagACTTTTTGAATTAGAAAGAGCAGGGGGAAGGAGACCCACTGGAGAGTCGGTTGAAGGCTTGCTGGAAACATGACACCAGCCGCGGTGACAACTGTTGCTTGCTAAAGTTTGACTTGTAACGTTAACAAACTTCCAGTGCTGAATTACACTCAAATTCGGTTTATGAAACGACTTTTAAAAGAGTGAATCACGCTTTTAGGACCTGAGGTATTTAACTGCGTACGTGCAACTTATAACTTAATGTCATTGTCCCAGTTGATATGTTTGATCAGTCAGTGTCAGACTGGGTGTGGTAACGTTAGACATCCACAGACACAGAGGCCTTCACACACGTTTCAATCTCTCATATCCAGTGACTGAAGCATTGATTTATAATCTCCttaaatatttgacacaaaTGTCCAAGTAAACATTTCGACCTCGGATTTTCATAACAATGATGATAGCCCAatactttttttgaaaacactGAG
It encodes the following:
- the cldn5a gene encoding claudin 5a translates to MVSAGLEIVGLSLCVIGSFLVMVSCGLPMWKVTAFIEANIVVAQTIWDGLWMTCVVQSTGQMQCKVHDSVLSLSHDLQAARALTIISSVMGVLGLMVVIAGAQCTNCIRAEYVKARVVNAGGVIYIISGVFVLVPLCWMANSIISDFYNPQVPASKKREIGAALYIGWAASAMLLLGGSLLCCSCPSSGNSGYSVKYAPTKRATPNGDYDKRNYV